Genomic DNA from Desulfovibrio sp.:
CTTGATCTGCACGTGATTGATCTGGGCGGCGGGCTGCGTAATCCGGAATCCCGCCAGGTGACGCCCAACGATGTGCTGAGCGTGCCTTTCAAGTGCGTGCTGGACGGCATGCTCAATCCAGCGGTGCAGGCACGTGGGCCACGGCCTGTAAACATGCGCGGTTTTCTTTCGGTCATGGGGCAAACCGCTATTGGCTGCAATGAGGAGGGCTGTTCACGCTTTGGTCAGCGCAGCTATGCCATCGTTTCTGACCGCTATCTCAATTTTTCGTCCCGCGTGGGCTACCACTATGCCATTCTTGACTGCTGGTGCGGCGAAACCCTGAGCAAGAACTACATCCGCTTTGAATTTGCCGGGGGTGCTGCCGCCAACGCCCAGCGCGTAAGGCGTGTGCAGTGCATAGCCCTGATCCTCAAAGAGCTGGGCTTTACCGTTGAGATAACGGGTGATAGACTGCGGGCACGTTACCAGAAATACCCCAGGCATGAGCTGTGCGCGCGCCTGGATCAACTGGGACGACTCCTGATAATGACCCGCCAGATGGACATGCTCATGGTGGACGATGCAGCAGTGCAATCCTATGCCACCAAGTTCCTTAATGGCGAATATCATTAGCCGCACACCCTTTGCGGGGGTGGGCCCGGCCCCGCACGGCGGCCTGGGCCAACGCGACACAACACGATTGAGGCCCCATGCCGCCCCTAGCCGCATCGCCTGCGCAAACCCCGGAAGGCACTGCCTTCCCTGACCCGCCGCAGACGTTATTAAGCCGTGATTTTGTTCTGCTGTTCTGCATGACCATGTGCTGCAACAGCTTTGTGGCCGTCTTTTACTGCTTTGAGCAATGGCTCGAAGGCCTCTCTGTCAGCCCCAACTGGCGGGGAGTGCTGCTCGCTTCCATGTTTGTCATGGTTCTGATTTTCAGGCAGGTGGCAAGCGTGGTTCTGTTGCGCCGTGGCAAACTCCTGCCCATGGGCACCGCCATCATAGTTTCAAGCGGCGTCATGCTGGCCTACCCATATGTGGGCGGCCCCCATATTATTGAGCTGATTCTGCTGTTGCGCGTGGTGCAGGGCATTGCCATTGCATTTTTCTCCTGCTGCACGGTGTCCGTGCTGGTGAGCTGCATACCCAAGGGCCAAAGCGCGCGAGGTTTTGCAATCTTTTCACTGACCTTGCTGCTGCCCTACTCCATCATTCCGGCAGTGGGGGAACAGATACTTGCCCTGCTTGGGGGCGAACCGCACCTCTTTGCCTTCACGGCCCTGCTGGGCATCCCCTCCCTGCTCATGCTGGTGCCGCTGGCACCACGTCTGCGCAAGCCTGAAATGGCACAGGAAGCAGAAGGCGGCATGTCTGGTCGGGAATTATGGCATGCAGTGAGCCATTCCGGTCTGTTTTTTGTGTACATGGCCTGCATGACATTCAGCATCATGACCGTACTGGCCATCTTTTTCATGAAGGGTTTGTGCTCCATCACCGGCGCGCACCCGGCGTGGTTTTTCAGCACCTATACACTCACCATCATTCTTGTGCGTCTGGTGGGCAGCAACAGGCTTGATACGCTGCCGCGCCACAGAATTACCATTTTGTGCAGTGTTCTGTTGGTCTGCTGCATGCTGGGGCTGGCCTGGGGGCCGCTGTGGGCCTTCATTCCCCTCACCTTCCTGTACGGGCTGGGGCTGGGGCTGCTCTACCCCCTGCTGGCCGCCATGGTCTATGACCGCTCCACGCCCACCACACGCTCCATCAACTCCAATGTGATGATGGCCACCTTCGATTCCAGCGGCATTTTTGCCCCCATAATCGGCGGGCTGGTCATGTACGAGGGCTTCGGCTACCGGGGTGTTTTTGTGGCCACGGCAGTTTCCATCGGCCTGTGCGGCCTTTCCATGGTGGCCGACAAGTTCCGCGTTGCCCAATGGCAACGGCAGGGCCGCCACATAGCTTAAGCTCCAGGCGCTACAACCGAGGGCGCGAGAGCCCGGTCAACAGCAGCCATGCTAGGGCAAGCGGCGTACCGCTTTTGACAAAAATGCAATAATATATCATTTCAATTTCTGGTTCAAAAAACGCTGACATCCTGATCCAGAAACTTGGGAGAAATGATGAAAAACCTGATTTTTGTGACGGCCTGCACGGTTCTGCTCGCAGCCGCCCCCGCGCTTGCACATGGCCCGCATGAACACGGCGCGGCCCGCCTGGACGTGGCTGTGGAAGGCAATACTGTAGAAATCAGCCTCGAAAGCCCCCTTGCCAACGCCCTGCCCTTTGAACACGCCCCACGGGATGCAGCCCAGCGGCAGGCAGTGCAGAACATGGCGGCAACTTTGCATAAGGCAGAAAATATTTTTGTTTTTCCTGCCGCAGCCCAGTGCCGCATCAAAAAGGTAACGCTGGAATCCGAAGCCCTGCCCGAGGCCCTGCTGGCAGCAAAGACTGCCGCGCAGCCGGAACAGGCGCAAGCATCAAAGCAGAACGCACCTGCCGCCCCCGCTGTTGAACCCAAGGCGCATGCAGACCATGACGAACATGCCGGGCACGATGAACACGGTGGTCATGCAGATCTGGACGCGTCTTTTACTTTTGAATGCGTGCAGCCCGATGCCCTGCACGGCATGGACGTGCGTCTTTTCTCCGCATGGCCAGCCCTGCATGAACTGCGCGTGCAGATAGTCAGCCCCACAGGGCAGCACGCCGCCGAACTGAACGAACAGGCCCACACCCTCAAGTGGTAAATCCCATGAATTCCGTTATGCCAACAGCAGCGCAAGCGCCTTGCAGCATGAATGCGGGCGAGCAGGCAGTCCTGCTTGAAAACTGTACTTTTTGCTGGCCCGGCCAAAAGGAAGAAACCCTGCGCATCCCCATGTTCAGCGTGGGCAAAGGGGAGACGGTCTTTCTTTCCGGCCCCAGCGGCGGGGGCAAAAGCACCCTGCTCAGCCTCATTGCTGGCATACTGCAACCATCCTCTGGCAGTGTGCGCGTCAACGGAATTCGTGTGGACACCTTGCCCAGATTCGCCAGAGACTCCTTTCGCGGTGACACCATCGGCCTGATATTTCAGCAGTTCAATCTTGTTCCGCATCTCTCCATGCTGGATAATGTGCTGCTGCCCTGCCGCTTTTCGCCCAAACGCGCCACACGGGCAACGGAAAAGGACGGAAGCCCGGAGCAATCGGCGCAACGCCTGCTTGAGCGTCTTGGTCTTGGGCCGGAACTGTGGCGCAAAAGCGTAAGCCGCCTTTCCGTTGGGCAACAGCAGCGGGTTGCCGCCGCCCGCGCCCTTGTGGGGTCGCCGCCGCTGGTCATGGCTGACGAACCCACCTCCGCGCTGGATGCGGAACGTCGGGCAGATTTTCTGCATCTGCTGCTGCCCGAAAGCGCCGAGGCCGGATCAAGCCTGCTGTTTGTCAGCCATGATCTGTCTCTGGCGGATTTTTTTGAACGCCGTGTCAGGCTGGCAGAGATCAACAAGGCCGATATCAGCAGGGCCGACAAAGGAACAAACCCGCAAGGGGAAACCGCATGAGCCGTTGGCGTTTTTTGTTGGGCCTCGCCTGGTCGAGCGCCTGGAACCGCCGGGGAACCCTGAGCCTTGTGGTGTTTTCCATCGCGCTTTCCACCACCCTGTTGCTCGGCATGGAGCGTGTACGCACTCAGGTACGCGATAATTTTGTTCAGGCAGTTTCCGGCACGGATCTGGTGGTGGGCGCACGCGGCAGCGAATTGCAACTGCTGCTCTATGCCGTGTTCCACATGGGCAAAGCCACCAACAATATGGGGTGGGGCAGCGCCCAACGCATTGCCCAACGCAAGGACGTGGCCTGGACGATTCCCCTTTCGCTCGGCGATTCGCATAAAGGATTTGCCGTAGTGGGCACTACGGGCGATTTTTTCACCCAGTACCACTACAGCAGGCGCATGCATCTGCAATTGGCGCAGGGAGCTCCTTTTGACGGCATCTTTGATGTTGTGCTGGGGGCTGAGGTTGCCAGCAAAGAGCACTACAGGCTGGGCGACAGGCTGGTGCTCAGCCACGGCTCGGGCAGCGCCCACCTTGCCCAGCATACGGACAAGCCCTTTACTGTGTGCGGCATTCTTGCGCCCACAGGCACGCCTGTGGACAGGGCTTTGTACATCAGCCTTGCCGCCATGGAGGCCATCCACATCGACTGGCAGGGCGGCGCGCCTGTGCCGGGTTTTCATGTACGGCCAGATCAGGTAACCAAGTTCAGCCTCGCGCCCAAGAGCATTACGGCTGTGCTGGTTGGTCTGAAAAACCGCGCCCGTGTTTTTGCCGCCCAAAGGGAAATCAACGCCGACCAGCAGGAGGCCCTCATGGCCGTTATGCCCGGGGTGGCGCTGGATCAGCTGTGGAGCCTGCTGCGCTCGGGCGAAAATGCCTTGCGCGTCCTTTCCTGGCTTGTAACCGTTGCTGGACTGGCGGGCCTTGTGGCCGCCATTCTGGCAGGGCTGGGCGAACGGCGGCGCGAGCTGGCCGTGCTGCGCGCGGCAGGGGCCAGCCCTCTGGATATTGTGGCCCTGCTGTCGTTTGAAAGTACGCTGCTGGTCGTGGCGGGCGCGCTGGCGGGTACTGCCGCCCTCGCCGCCCTGCTGGCTGTGTTTGGCCCGATGCTGACTTCGGGTTATGGACTGAATCTTACGCTCACGCTGCCCACAGCCGCCGAATGGCGTTTGCTCGGCGGGATTGTAGCCGCGGGTTTTGCCGCAGGGCTTATCCCGGCATGGCGGGCCTACCGCATGAGTCTGGCAGACGGCCTCAACGCCTCTGTATAATAAAGGAACCTGCCATGAAAACAGCTTCGCCCACAGGGCGCATCCTCTGCTTGCTGGCAGCCTTGCTGTGCGGCTGGCACAGCGCAACCGCCCTTGCCCTGACTGACGATTACGAGCAACAAAAAATCGAACACTGGCAGCCCTCGCGCGAAGATGCGGACGCTGCCGCCGCCGCAAAAAAGAGCGGAAAGTACACCGAAATCACTTGGGACAAGCTTATTCCGCCATCATGGAATCCCGCAAAAGTTTTCGACAAGTTCAATTTTGACAAGTTCAGTGATGACGACCCCAGAGCGGACAAAGCCCTGAAAGAGTTTCAGACCCTGTGGAGCAATGCGCCCGCCAACAAGACGCTGAGCGGCAAGATGGTGCGCATTGCCGGATTTGTGGCTCCGCTCGATTTTCTGGGCGGCGATGAACTGGCCGAATTTCTGCTGGTTCCCTATTTCGGCGCGTGCATTCACGTACCGCCGCCACCGGCCAACCAGATCATCTACGTCACACTGGACAAGCCACGCGGCATACAGATGATGGACACCGTGTGGGTTTATGGAAAGCTTGAAATCGAAAAAACAGAAAGCGACATCGGCGATGCGGGATACCGCATCAAAGCTGAGGCGGTGGAACCCTATGTGGAAGACGCAAACAACTGATCAGGCCGAACCTGCCAGTTGCCAGGCGGAAACATCATGCTGCCAGGCAGACCAGCCGCGCATGGGTCACACTCTGCGGCTTACTCCCCTGCGGCGCATGGTGCTGGACTATCTGCAACAGGCACAGGAGCCCGTTAAGGCCTATGACATTCTTGATGCCCTGCGCGGCAAATCCTCCAAGGCCCTCACGCCTGCAAGCGTCTACAGAACGCTTGAATTTCTGCTTAACCAGGGAGTTGTGCACAAGGTCGGCTCGCTCAATGCCTTTGTGGCCTGCGCGCAAGCCTGCCAGGAGCCTCATGCACCCGTGTTCATGCTGGTGTGCCCCGGTTGCCGCAAGAGCCGGGAGGTAGACAATCCCGCGCTGTATCAGACCATCTTTTCCACCATGCAGCAGCAGGGCTTTCAGCTTCAGGGCGACACCGTGGAACTGACCGGCATCTGCCCCCGGTGCGCAGAAATGGACGCTCAGGCTGGCGCGTAATCCCCAAGTTACTTCAGGTTTCTGAATATCTTGCCGGAGAGGCCTCTCCTTCCAGTGGTTCCAGCATAGTCTGTTCTTCATTATCGGTCAGACGCAAAAGGCGGCGCGGATCTCCATAGCCGGAAAAACGCGCCGCCTGCCACGCCCGGCAAATAGACGAGGTGAGAGAGCTGGCAAGATCAACTTGAGCAAAAACAAGAAACCAGGGTTTGTTGAAAACGAAGGGCCTTTGCAGGCCCTTCGTTTTTTCAGTTATTTTTCCGTATTTTCCCCGCCCTTGGCCTCGGCCTTGGCTTTCTTGACGCGCGGGGTTCCGGTGCGGTGCACTACAAACTTGCTGATGGAAGGTTTGCGGTGCACTGGCTCCTGATGCAGGCATTTTGTGGGGCACTTTTCCACACACGCGGAGCAGTACACGCACAGGAAGGGATCATAATTCCACTTTCCGGCTTTTGCATCCACGGTAATGGCATCGGTTGGGCATACTCGTGCGCAGGAATTGCAGAATATGCACTTTTCAACCTCGTTGGTGATCACGCCGCGATAGGCGGGGAAGGGTTCGCGTTCTTCCAGAGGATACAGCCGCGTGGCTGGCTTGCCCGAAAGATTGCGCAGCACGTTTGGGAGCATATACATGGGCTACCTCTCTGTGCAGGAGATGCACGGGTCGATACTCAGCACGATAACCGGCACGTCGGGCAGTTTGCAGCCCGGCAGCATGTGCAGCAGGGGCGGCACGTTGGCAAAGGTGGGCGTGCGCACGCGCATGCGCTCCAGATTCTTGGTGCCGTTGGCCCGGATGTAGTAGAACAGCTCGCCGCGGGGCTGCTCCACACGAAAGACCGATTCACCCTCGGGGTTGCCGGTGACCTTTACGGTCAGCTCGCTTTCGGGCAGGCGGTTCAAGGCTTCGCGGATGAGCTCTATGGAGTGCAGCACTTCATAAAAGCGAACCTTGGAACGGGCGTAACAGTCGCCGTCATTCTCAACCACGGGAATGAAGTTGAGATCCTTGTAGGCCGCGTAGCCATGCATACGTTCGTCGATTTCCCAGCCGCTGCCGCGCAGGGTGGGGCCGGCGGCGCCCAGCAGGCGGGCATCGTCCTTGCTCAGGTAGCCGATGCCGCGCGTGCGTTCCTGCACGGTGTAGTCGTCAAGCATGGTGCGGGTAAGCTCGCGCATGCCCTTTTCCAGCTCGTCCAGACGCCCATGCATCCAGCGGATCTGATCGGGGCTGAGGTCGCGGCGCACGCCGCCAACCACGTTGACCGAAAGGATAACGCGGTTGCCCGCCGTGGCTTCGCAGATGTCCATGACATGCTCGCGGATGCGCCAGAACTGCTGGAACACGCTTTCAAAGCCAAACGAGTCGGCAAACAGGCCGAGCCACAGCATGTGGGAGTGTATCCGGTGCAGTTCTGACCAGATAACCCGCAAAAACTGCGCGCGCGGCGGCGCTGTAATGCCCATCATGTCTTCAATGGCGTTGCAGTAGCAGTTGGCATGAATGCACGAACAGATGCCGCAAATGCGCTCGACCACAAAGACCATCTGATTGTAGTCCTTGAGCCGCACAAGGCTTTCAAGCCCGCGATGGACAAAACCAAGCTGGGGCACGGCCCCGACCACGGTTTCATCTTCCACCACAAACTTGATGTGCAGCGGTTCGGGCAGTACGGGATGCTGCGGCCCGAAAGGAATCACGGTTGTGCGGTTGCTCATGCCTTCTCTCCTTTGGCCGTGTCATCCTTGGCGGCCTCGGCCTTGGCGGCGGGCCGCCGGACCGTGGTCATGGTAAAGTACGGCGCGTGGGTGACTTCGCCCTCCAGATACATGGCCCCCTGGTAATCCAGAGGCAGATCAGCAAAATGCACCCCGAACTGATCCTGCGTTTCGTTCTCGACGAGTACGGCGCAGAAATATACGGGCGTGATGCTGGGGATGGCGTCGTTCTTGTTCACATCCATGCGCAGATGCACCATGCCCTTGGCGTCCGTGGGTTCCCACACGCACAGTTCGGCGTTGTGGCGCAGGTCGGACATGGTGAGGTTTACGTCAAAGTGATAGAAAAGCCGCAGCGTGTTTTCGTCCATGACGGTCTGCGACATGGTCACAAAACGGTATTTGGCGTTGGCAAGCTGCTGCACTTCTGAAAGCAGCGTTTGCGGCGTCACTTCCTTGGCTTCAAAAAACATGGCTCTATCCTTTCCGGGTTAACCCGCGTTTTGCTGTGGCTTGTCGTGGGCTTCTTCCGGCGCGGACTCCGCCTGCGGCGTCATGTCGGGAGTGCCGTCCTCATCGCCCGGCATAAAGGTGGGCACAGGCTCGGGGCCAAGGCCCATCTTGGCCTTGAGTACGCCAAGGGCCTGCACCACGCCGTCAATGATGGCCTCGGGTTTGGGCGGGCAGCCGGGCACGAACACATCAACAGGAATGATGTTATACGCGCCGTTCAGCACATTATAGGTATCCTTGAACACGCCCCCGGAAAGGTTGCAGGCTCCGATGGAAACCACGGCCTTGGGCGAAGGCATCTGTTCGTATATCTGCTTGAGCACATGCTGGTTGCGGTGGTTGACCGTGCCTGTAACCAGCAGCACGTCGGCATGCTTGGGGTTGCCCGCGTTGACCACCCCGAAACGTTCTACGTCATACATGGGCGTCAGACAGGCCAGCACCTCGATGTCGCAGCCGTTGCAGGAACCGCAGTCAAAATGAACTATCCACGGAGACTTCAGGCGGCTCCGCTTGATCATATTGTCGACGAAACCCATATTCCGGCCTCCTTACGCCACGTACAGCCATAAAAGATTAACCAGGGCCAGGCCCATGCCGAGCAGCAGAGACTTCTTTTGCACCATCCACTGCCACGTCAGACGGGCGGTGATGTTGTCGATAAGAATTTCCGTGAACAGCGACGCGCCCACAAGTACGGCCATTCCCACAAAGCTGGTGTGCCAGAACATGGCGCACAGCCCAAGAATAAGCACAAGGTCAAACCAGTGGGCAATTTCAATCAGCGCAAGGTACGGGCCGGAATATTCGGTCTGCACGCCGCGCACCAGTTCCTGGTGGCCGTGATGGCAGGCCGCAATATCAAAGGGCGACTTGCGCAGTTTGATTGTCAGGGCGTAACCCAGCGCCAGAAACAGCAGAGGCATCTTGAGCAGCAGCGGCTGCTCGAGCTGGAATACAGCGGCAATGGAGAACGAACCTGTGCACATGGCAAAGCCAACGAACACCAAAATCAGAATAGGCTCATAGGCCAGCATGAGCAGCAGCTCGCGCTGCGCGCCCACATTGCTGTAGGGTGAAGGTACGCATACCGCGCCAACCACCTGAAACACCGCGCCCACTGTGAGCACGAAGAACAGCAGCAGCAAATCCCCGCCCATGAAGAAAATCAGCAGGGCAAGCGCCGATGAAATCAGCGTGATGTACGCGCTGAACACCAGCCATGCATTGGTAACCTGGGGCTGTTTGCCCAGCAGTTTGAGTATGTCGTAAAATGGCTGGAGCAGTGGCGGCCCAAGGCGCGACTGAAGGCGCGCCGTGATCCGTCGATCCAGACCGGTAAGCAGGCCGCCCACCAGGGGCGACAGGATCAACCCGCCGATAGCGCTGAAGATGGTGAGCATTACAGCAGACCTCCTACCAGAACGACCAGGAATGCGATGGAAATCATGTCGATGGCCCGCGTGATCTTGCTCTCGCCGAAATACTGGCAAAGATAGAAGTTGGCCACGCGCACGGGTTCAAAGACATTCATGGGGC
This window encodes:
- a CDS encoding MFS transporter, coding for MPPLAASPAQTPEGTAFPDPPQTLLSRDFVLLFCMTMCCNSFVAVFYCFEQWLEGLSVSPNWRGVLLASMFVMVLIFRQVASVVLLRRGKLLPMGTAIIVSSGVMLAYPYVGGPHIIELILLLRVVQGIAIAFFSCCTVSVLVSCIPKGQSARGFAIFSLTLLLPYSIIPAVGEQILALLGGEPHLFAFTALLGIPSLLMLVPLAPRLRKPEMAQEAEGGMSGRELWHAVSHSGLFFVYMACMTFSIMTVLAIFFMKGLCSITGAHPAWFFSTYTLTIILVRLVGSNRLDTLPRHRITILCSVLLVCCMLGLAWGPLWAFIPLTFLYGLGLGLLYPLLAAMVYDRSTPTTRSINSNVMMATFDSSGIFAPIIGGLVMYEGFGYRGVFVATAVSIGLCGLSMVADKFRVAQWQRQGRHIA
- a CDS encoding DUF2796 domain-containing protein, whose product is MKNLIFVTACTVLLAAAPALAHGPHEHGAARLDVAVEGNTVEISLESPLANALPFEHAPRDAAQRQAVQNMAATLHKAENIFVFPAAAQCRIKKVTLESEALPEALLAAKTAAQPEQAQASKQNAPAAPAVEPKAHADHDEHAGHDEHGGHADLDASFTFECVQPDALHGMDVRLFSAWPALHELRVQIVSPTGQHAAELNEQAHTLKW
- a CDS encoding ABC transporter ATP-binding protein, translating into MNSVMPTAAQAPCSMNAGEQAVLLENCTFCWPGQKEETLRIPMFSVGKGETVFLSGPSGGGKSTLLSLIAGILQPSSGSVRVNGIRVDTLPRFARDSFRGDTIGLIFQQFNLVPHLSMLDNVLLPCRFSPKRATRATEKDGSPEQSAQRLLERLGLGPELWRKSVSRLSVGQQQRVAAARALVGSPPLVMADEPTSALDAERRADFLHLLLPESAEAGSSLLFVSHDLSLADFFERRVRLAEINKADISRADKGTNPQGETA
- a CDS encoding FtsX-like permease family protein, whose protein sequence is MSRWRFLLGLAWSSAWNRRGTLSLVVFSIALSTTLLLGMERVRTQVRDNFVQAVSGTDLVVGARGSELQLLLYAVFHMGKATNNMGWGSAQRIAQRKDVAWTIPLSLGDSHKGFAVVGTTGDFFTQYHYSRRMHLQLAQGAPFDGIFDVVLGAEVASKEHYRLGDRLVLSHGSGSAHLAQHTDKPFTVCGILAPTGTPVDRALYISLAAMEAIHIDWQGGAPVPGFHVRPDQVTKFSLAPKSITAVLVGLKNRARVFAAQREINADQQEALMAVMPGVALDQLWSLLRSGENALRVLSWLVTVAGLAGLVAAILAGLGERRRELAVLRAAGASPLDIVALLSFESTLLVVAGALAGTAALAALLAVFGPMLTSGYGLNLTLTLPTAAEWRLLGGIVAAGFAAGLIPAWRAYRMSLADGLNASV
- a CDS encoding DUF3299 domain-containing protein: MKTASPTGRILCLLAALLCGWHSATALALTDDYEQQKIEHWQPSREDADAAAAAKKSGKYTEITWDKLIPPSWNPAKVFDKFNFDKFSDDDPRADKALKEFQTLWSNAPANKTLSGKMVRIAGFVAPLDFLGGDELAEFLLVPYFGACIHVPPPPANQIIYVTLDKPRGIQMMDTVWVYGKLEIEKTESDIGDAGYRIKAEAVEPYVEDANN
- a CDS encoding Fur family transcriptional regulator, with the translated sequence MWKTQTTDQAEPASCQAETSCCQADQPRMGHTLRLTPLRRMVLDYLQQAQEPVKAYDILDALRGKSSKALTPASVYRTLEFLLNQGVVHKVGSLNAFVACAQACQEPHAPVFMLVCPGCRKSREVDNPALYQTIFSTMQQQGFQLQGDTVELTGICPRCAEMDAQAGA
- a CDS encoding 4Fe-4S binding protein, whose amino-acid sequence is MYMLPNVLRNLSGKPATRLYPLEEREPFPAYRGVITNEVEKCIFCNSCARVCPTDAITVDAKAGKWNYDPFLCVYCSACVEKCPTKCLHQEPVHRKPSISKFVVHRTGTPRVKKAKAEAKGGENTEK
- a CDS encoding nickel-dependent hydrogenase large subunit, with protein sequence MSNRTTVIPFGPQHPVLPEPLHIKFVVEDETVVGAVPQLGFVHRGLESLVRLKDYNQMVFVVERICGICSCIHANCYCNAIEDMMGITAPPRAQFLRVIWSELHRIHSHMLWLGLFADSFGFESVFQQFWRIREHVMDICEATAGNRVILSVNVVGGVRRDLSPDQIRWMHGRLDELEKGMRELTRTMLDDYTVQERTRGIGYLSKDDARLLGAAGPTLRGSGWEIDERMHGYAAYKDLNFIPVVENDGDCYARSKVRFYEVLHSIELIREALNRLPESELTVKVTGNPEGESVFRVEQPRGELFYYIRANGTKNLERMRVRTPTFANVPPLLHMLPGCKLPDVPVIVLSIDPCISCTER
- a CDS encoding NADH-quinone oxidoreductase subunit C, which encodes MFFEAKEVTPQTLLSEVQQLANAKYRFVTMSQTVMDENTLRLFYHFDVNLTMSDLRHNAELCVWEPTDAKGMVHLRMDVNKNDAIPSITPVYFCAVLVENETQDQFGVHFADLPLDYQGAMYLEGEVTHAPYFTMTTVRRPAAKAEAAKDDTAKGEKA
- a CDS encoding NADH-quinone oxidoreductase subunit B family protein, whose protein sequence is MGFVDNMIKRSRLKSPWIVHFDCGSCNGCDIEVLACLTPMYDVERFGVVNAGNPKHADVLLVTGTVNHRNQHVLKQIYEQMPSPKAVVSIGACNLSGGVFKDTYNVLNGAYNIIPVDVFVPGCPPKPEAIIDGVVQALGVLKAKMGLGPEPVPTFMPGDEDGTPDMTPQAESAPEEAHDKPQQNAG
- a CDS encoding NADH-quinone oxidoreductase subunit H, with product MLTIFSAIGGLILSPLVGGLLTGLDRRITARLQSRLGPPLLQPFYDILKLLGKQPQVTNAWLVFSAYITLISSALALLIFFMGGDLLLLFFVLTVGAVFQVVGAVCVPSPYSNVGAQRELLLMLAYEPILILVFVGFAMCTGSFSIAAVFQLEQPLLLKMPLLFLALGYALTIKLRKSPFDIAACHHGHQELVRGVQTEYSGPYLALIEIAHWFDLVLILGLCAMFWHTSFVGMAVLVGASLFTEILIDNITARLTWQWMVQKKSLLLGMGLALVNLLWLYVA